The following are encoded together in the Pseudodesulfovibrio indicus genome:
- a CDS encoding ABC transporter substrate-binding protein has protein sequence MRVLKIFALTALLVMAASVAFAGPTYDRVMSEKVVKAGLSNQGIPFGFIDDKNEWVGFDVDMATEIAKRLGCKLEKVVVNNNTRISFVQTNPPKVDMVLSNMTHKRVRDEKIDFSITYFFDGQKFLAKKGVVKDVKDLANLKVGSMQGTTSIVNATAYLKELGNPNPQVTGYDGEVAMFEALRSGRVQAITTDSTILLGYAAKVPGQFELVGDFISDEPYGIGLPQDDSAWRDAINFTLQDIWKDGTYKTIYDKWFGPDSKYPFPLTSKIEMWP, from the coding sequence ATGAGAGTTCTCAAAATCTTCGCCTTGACCGCGCTGCTGGTCATGGCCGCTTCCGTTGCCTTCGCCGGTCCCACCTACGACCGCGTCATGTCTGAAAAGGTCGTCAAGGCCGGTCTGTCCAACCAGGGCATTCCCTTCGGCTTCATCGACGACAAGAACGAGTGGGTCGGCTTCGACGTCGACATGGCCACCGAAATCGCCAAGCGCCTCGGCTGCAAGCTGGAAAAGGTCGTCGTCAACAACAACACCCGCATCTCCTTTGTCCAGACCAACCCGCCCAAGGTCGACATGGTCCTGTCCAACATGACCCACAAGCGCGTGCGCGACGAGAAGATCGACTTCTCCATCACCTACTTCTTCGACGGCCAGAAGTTCCTGGCCAAGAAGGGCGTCGTGAAGGACGTCAAGGACCTGGCCAACCTGAAGGTCGGCTCCATGCAGGGCACCACCTCCATCGTCAACGCCACCGCCTACCTGAAGGAACTGGGCAACCCCAATCCGCAGGTCACCGGTTATGACGGCGAAGTCGCCATGTTCGAGGCCCTGCGCTCCGGTCGCGTCCAGGCCATCACCACCGACTCCACCATCCTGCTCGGCTACGCCGCCAAGGTTCCCGGCCAGTTCGAGCTGGTCGGCGACTTCATCTCCGACGAGCCTTACGGCATCGGCCTGCCCCAGGACGATTCCGCGTGGCGCGACGCCATCAACTTCACCCTGCAGGACATCTGGAAGGACGGCACCTACAAGACCATCTACGACAAGTGGTTCGGTCCCGATTCCAAGTACCCCTTCCCGCTGACCTCCAAGATCGAGATGTGGCCGTAA
- a CDS encoding amino acid ABC transporter permease has protein sequence MFKRYFEKVWVQNLTLLALVGLVVYYFAFIFEFKYDFDWAVFVTEGQYGHMGHLMVNGINTTLTITFYSAAIALFMGTVFGLARLSGFKPVYWFATSYVELFRNTPLLIQLFFWNFALPYAFPEEIRFKLFEMDFEFWCATIGCGIFTGAFMAEIIRAGIQSIPKGLLEASYSSGLTFSQTLRKIILPLAFREIIPPLGSEFLNNMKNTSLAMTIGVTELCWSMTEVYSLTYRTFEAFSVATLVYLGLSLTIAGILYIVNERLKIMPRDQVTPLRRLADILFWPFDALGRRMEVIFWYFRKSPEQKTISPLRRLLKASARKLVLAAKGLFVAALAYLLYMVALALVHFNWEIIWANLKTLLIWRFPNGDETEFFMGLGGLAGSVLMAVISITGSFFIGLFVGMGRTAQNRAIRIPCTLYIELIRGVPLILVILWFYQAILEFVFKVDVHAFWAATIAMTFFFGAYIAETVRGGIENIPPGQVEAAKASGLTYFQTMRKIILPQALKQMLPALVGMFIAAFKDTSLAYIIGVMELTRAAYAINNRIMIYPFEIYTTVAVLYFVCCYFMSLYAKRLERKLSPETVRIEM, from the coding sequence ATGTTTAAACGGTATTTCGAAAAAGTCTGGGTCCAGAACCTCACCCTCCTCGCCCTGGTCGGCCTGGTCGTCTACTATTTCGCCTTCATCTTCGAGTTCAAGTACGACTTCGACTGGGCGGTCTTCGTCACCGAGGGGCAGTACGGCCACATGGGCCACCTCATGGTCAACGGCATCAACACCACCCTGACCATCACCTTCTACTCGGCGGCCATCGCCCTGTTCATGGGCACCGTGTTCGGCCTGGCCAGACTGTCCGGCTTCAAGCCGGTCTATTGGTTCGCCACCAGCTACGTCGAGCTCTTCCGCAACACCCCGCTGCTCATCCAGCTGTTTTTCTGGAACTTCGCCCTGCCCTACGCCTTCCCGGAGGAAATCCGCTTCAAGCTCTTCGAGATGGATTTCGAGTTCTGGTGCGCGACCATCGGCTGCGGCATCTTCACCGGCGCGTTCATGGCGGAGATCATCCGCGCGGGCATCCAGTCCATCCCCAAGGGGCTGCTGGAGGCGTCCTATTCCTCGGGCCTGACCTTCTCCCAGACCCTGCGCAAGATCATCCTGCCGCTGGCCTTCCGCGAGATCATCCCGCCGCTGGGCAGCGAGTTCTTGAACAACATGAAGAACACCTCGCTGGCCATGACCATCGGCGTCACCGAGCTGTGCTGGTCCATGACCGAGGTCTACTCCCTGACCTACCGCACCTTCGAGGCGTTCTCCGTGGCCACCCTGGTCTACCTGGGCCTGTCCCTGACCATCGCGGGCATCCTCTACATCGTCAACGAACGGCTCAAGATCATGCCGCGCGACCAGGTCACTCCGCTGCGCAGGCTGGCCGACATCCTTTTCTGGCCCTTCGACGCCCTGGGCAGGCGCATGGAAGTCATCTTCTGGTACTTCCGCAAGAGCCCGGAGCAGAAGACCATCTCCCCGCTCAGGCGGCTCCTCAAGGCGTCCGCCAGGAAGCTCGTGCTGGCCGCCAAGGGGCTGTTCGTGGCCGCCCTGGCGTATCTCCTCTACATGGTCGCCTTGGCCCTGGTCCATTTCAACTGGGAGATCATCTGGGCCAACCTCAAGACCCTGCTCATCTGGCGCTTCCCCAACGGCGACGAGACCGAGTTCTTCATGGGACTGGGCGGCCTGGCCGGGTCCGTGCTCATGGCCGTCATCTCCATCACCGGCAGCTTCTTCATCGGCCTGTTCGTGGGCATGGGCCGCACCGCCCAGAACCGGGCCATCCGCATCCCCTGCACCCTGTACATCGAGCTCATCCGGGGCGTACCGCTCATCCTGGTCATCCTCTGGTTCTACCAGGCGATCCTCGAATTCGTCTTCAAGGTGGACGTCCACGCCTTCTGGGCCGCGACCATCGCCATGACCTTCTTCTTCGGCGCGTACATCGCCGAGACCGTGCGCGGCGGCATCGAGAACATCCCGCCCGGCCAGGTGGAGGCGGCCAAGGCCTCCGGCCTGACCTACTTCCAGACCATGCGCAAGATCATCCTGCCCCAGGCCCTCAAGCAGATGCTCCCGGCCCTGGTCGGCATGTTCATCGCCGCGTTCAAGGACACCTCGCTGGCCTACATCATCGGCGTCATGGAGCTGACCCGCGCGGCCTACGCCATCAACAACCGGATCATGATCTACCCCTTCGAGATCTACACCACCGTGGCCGTGCTCTATTTCGTCTGCTGCTACTTCATGTCCCTGTACGCCAAGCGGCTGGAGCGCAAGCTCAGCCCCGAGACCGTGCGCATCGAGATGTAG
- a CDS encoding cytochrome c3 family protein, which yields MYRFMTITLSLCALLFGASLAVAAPEVPGDLRLAPPETIKATKTPVDFSHARHGAAQVDCVTCHHTWDGASAVQSCATPGCHDQPGKKGANAFYTAFHSKGSDNSCLSCHKSLKKEGKAVPVGCSECHAK from the coding sequence ATGTACCGTTTCATGACCATCACCCTGTCCCTGTGCGCCCTGCTGTTCGGTGCGAGCCTGGCCGTCGCCGCCCCCGAGGTTCCCGGCGACCTGCGGCTCGCTCCGCCCGAGACCATCAAGGCGACCAAGACACCGGTGGACTTTTCCCACGCCCGGCACGGGGCGGCGCAGGTGGACTGCGTCACCTGCCACCACACCTGGGACGGCGCGTCCGCCGTCCAGAGCTGCGCCACCCCCGGCTGTCACGACCAGCCCGGCAAGAAGGGCGCGAACGCCTTCTACACGGCCTTCCACTCCAAGGGCAGCGACAACAGCTGCCTGAGCTGCCACAAGAGCCTGAAGAAGGAAGGCAAGGCGGTCCCGGTGGGCTGTTCCGAATGCCACGCCAAGTAA
- a CDS encoding RelA/SpoT family protein — MIRINEITDKVASYIEKPDLDLIQRAYVFSAQAHDGVVRRSGEPYISHPMNVANLLADMQLDEATVAAGLLHDTVEDTGTTVDEIEDLFGSDVADIVDGVTKISQMDFESKAVQQAENIRKLILAMAEDIRVLMVKLADRLHNMRTLEYMKPVKRRLIAQETQDIYAPLANRLGLHRVKTELEDLCLRYLKPDVFEQLSDAVHEHRAAGEPYIEKVIDLISDMLKKNKIKGRVFGRTKHLHSIHVKMEQQGLTFDEIFDLIAFRIIVDSLKDCYAVLGLIHAAWRPVPGRFKDYISIPKANMYQSLHSTVIGPDGERIEFQIRTEEMHQIAEYGVAAHWQYKEVGKGAKKGKSTGTRDAERYTWLKQIMDWQRELSDPREFMSSLRLEMFQDEVYVFTPNGDIKELPDGATPVDFAYAIHSEVGDKCAGAKVNGRIVPLQYTLQNGDSVEIITDKNRVPSRDWLKFVKTAKARTRIKQYTRTVEKERAISLAKEMLEKEGRRVGINMQKAIKDGDLIKLAGEFNCGSVDELLTQIGFSRFTPRKVVKRLYAMTHGDVLDERKFRDKDAEFDDDHAAPSGPGEPKKKPRAEGLQISGVDNVLVRFASCCNPLPGEPILGYITRGRGVTVHRIDCPNISNFEDERLLQVSWEGVEEKPYPAKIKIKCLNKAGMLGKICTMLADLDVNIDSGNFESKVDGTSILNFTVEVKDLDQLYSALAEVKKLKAVKEALRVS, encoded by the coding sequence ATGATTCGCATCAACGAGATCACCGACAAGGTGGCGTCATATATAGAAAAACCCGACCTGGACCTGATCCAGCGGGCCTACGTCTTTTCCGCCCAGGCCCATGACGGGGTGGTCCGGCGCTCCGGCGAGCCGTACATCTCCCATCCCATGAACGTGGCCAACCTGCTGGCCGACATGCAGCTGGACGAGGCCACGGTGGCCGCGGGGCTGCTGCACGACACCGTGGAGGACACCGGCACCACGGTGGACGAGATCGAGGATCTGTTCGGCTCGGACGTGGCCGACATCGTGGACGGGGTGACCAAGATCAGCCAGATGGACTTCGAGTCCAAGGCCGTGCAGCAGGCGGAGAACATCCGCAAGCTCATCCTGGCCATGGCCGAAGACATCCGCGTGCTCATGGTCAAGCTGGCCGACCGGCTGCACAACATGCGCACCCTGGAGTACATGAAGCCGGTCAAGCGGCGGCTCATCGCCCAGGAGACCCAGGACATCTACGCCCCCCTGGCCAACCGTCTGGGCCTGCACCGGGTCAAGACCGAGCTGGAGGACCTCTGCCTGCGCTATCTCAAGCCCGACGTCTTCGAGCAGCTCTCGGACGCCGTGCACGAGCACCGCGCCGCGGGCGAGCCGTACATCGAGAAGGTCATCGACCTGATCTCGGACATGCTCAAGAAGAACAAGATCAAGGGGCGGGTCTTCGGGCGCACCAAGCACCTGCACTCCATCCACGTGAAGATGGAGCAGCAGGGATTGACCTTCGACGAAATCTTCGACCTCATCGCCTTCCGCATCATCGTCGACTCGCTCAAGGACTGCTACGCGGTCCTCGGCCTCATCCACGCGGCGTGGCGACCCGTGCCGGGCCGGTTCAAGGACTATATTTCCATCCCCAAGGCGAACATGTACCAGTCGCTGCACTCCACGGTCATCGGGCCGGACGGCGAGCGCATCGAGTTCCAGATCCGCACCGAGGAGATGCACCAGATCGCCGAATACGGCGTGGCCGCCCACTGGCAGTACAAGGAAGTGGGCAAGGGCGCGAAGAAGGGCAAGTCCACCGGCACCCGCGACGCCGAGCGCTACACCTGGCTCAAGCAGATCATGGACTGGCAGCGCGAGCTGTCCGACCCGCGAGAGTTCATGTCCTCCCTGCGGTTGGAGATGTTCCAGGACGAGGTCTACGTGTTCACGCCCAACGGCGACATCAAGGAGCTGCCCGACGGGGCCACGCCCGTGGACTTTGCCTACGCCATCCACTCGGAGGTGGGCGACAAGTGCGCCGGGGCCAAGGTCAACGGGCGCATCGTGCCGTTGCAGTACACCCTCCAGAACGGCGACTCCGTGGAGATCATCACGGACAAGAACCGCGTCCCCAGCCGGGACTGGCTCAAGTTCGTCAAGACCGCCAAGGCCCGGACCCGCATCAAGCAGTACACCCGCACGGTGGAGAAGGAGCGGGCCATCTCCCTGGCCAAGGAGATGCTGGAGAAGGAAGGCCGCCGGGTCGGCATCAACATGCAGAAGGCGATCAAGGACGGCGACCTGATCAAGCTGGCCGGGGAGTTCAACTGCGGCAGCGTGGACGAGCTGCTGACCCAGATCGGGTTCTCGCGCTTCACCCCGCGCAAGGTGGTCAAGCGGCTCTATGCCATGACCCACGGCGACGTGCTGGACGAGCGCAAGTTCCGGGACAAGGATGCGGAGTTCGACGACGACCACGCCGCACCGTCCGGCCCCGGCGAACCCAAGAAGAAGCCCCGCGCCGAGGGGTTGCAGATTTCCGGCGTGGACAACGTCCTGGTGCGTTTCGCCAGCTGCTGCAACCCGCTGCCCGGCGAGCCGATCCTCGGCTACATCACGCGCGGCCGGGGCGTCACCGTACACCGCATCGACTGCCCGAACATCTCCAATTTCGAGGACGAGCGGCTGCTCCAGGTCAGCTGGGAGGGCGTGGAGGAAAAGCCGTATCCGGCCAAGATCAAGATCAAGTGCCTGAACAAGGCGGGCATGCTCGGCAAGATATGCACCATGCTGGCCGACCTCGACGTGAACATCGACTCCGGCAACTTCGAATCCAAGGTGGACGGGACCTCCATCCTGAACTTCACGGTCGAGGTCAAGGACCTGGACCAGCTGTACTCCGCCCTGGCCGAGGTCAAGAAGCTCAAGGCCGTGAAGGAGGCCCTGCGCGTCTCCTGA